Genomic segment of Salvia splendens isolate huo1 chromosome 12, SspV2, whole genome shotgun sequence:
tagtggaatgtgaggcctaatacaatttaaggaatattttaaCTAGGACCCCTAAAGTGGGACATCCAAAAATagtaaaccgggactcctaaaatgggacggagggagtattttataacTGACCCATTTTTAGCTAATAAATGTAATCTATTGGCTTTTTGtttctaaaaaaaatcaaatgtaaGTATACGATTGttaaatggttaaaatattgaGGATACTACACCTTTTTGTAGTAGAATTATCTCTTGCTTGCTGCCGGTGGATGAGAAGTTGCAGAGGAGGGGGATTGAGTTAGCGTCTAGGTGTCAGTGTTGTAGGTCTCCTTCGGTCGAGTCTCTCAGTCATGTCTTTTTTCGAGTCAGTCGGCGGTTTCTGCATGGGAGTATTTCGATGCCTGGTTTCCTTCCTCGCACATACCGATTCACAcgagcactgatattgcacttagactaggtcactGGCGGAGGTCCTCCTTCCAGAGGGCTCCCGCCAAGcatattagttttcttgttCCTTGTTTGATTGCTTGTTTTCTTTGGACGGAGAAGAATGACTGCAAGCATGGCGGTAGTCCTTTTCGtcattcacatgttatttggcaggtcactcaTCACCTGCATGTGTTTGTTCTGGCCGATAGGATCACCTCGACTCATTAGAGGGGATGTTCGTCGTCGGTTGACTTCATGTCTTTCTCCCCCAGACAGCGTGTTCTGCGGTCGCTCATGGTCCTATGGCATCCCCCTGATgcaccttgggtgaagctgaacacagacGGTGCCTTCTCTACATCGACACTGGAGGCGGGGGAGGGAGGATTGGTTCGTGGTTCTGATGGAGGCCTTCTGCAGGCCTTTTGTGCTCCGGTAGCTGCATCGCTTTGAAGCGGAGCTTTTGGCTCTGGTTCGGGGTTTGGAGATGGCTATGGAGCTTTCTACTCATATTGGATAGAGCTGGACTCAACAGCTCTGGTTAGTTTGTTGTCATCTGGATATCTTGGATCTGCAGATTTTAGACACCATATGGTTTTGATCCGGAGCATGACATCCCAGCGGCAGGTTCgattctcacacatctacagagaaggGAACCGGGCTGCTGActttctggcaggtagggggtccaAACCCTTGCCTTTACATACTTCGATCAAATCTCTTCGCCTCGGTACCTGAAGGAGCTAGTTAGGATGGACCAactgggatatcctaacttccgtttcCGGCGTAGAGATGTGGGCTGATTTAGCTCATTTGGTGGTTGGTTTTGATCTTTTTTCGTTTCACCCTTTTGTGTATTTAGTCATTTTCTTTCCACTTGATAGCATGGAGGATCTCGACTTATGAGACCTCTACTCTGCtttttcatgttcttgtttggatcttagtcacttttgggctaagatcatgtttTTGGAACATTACATTTTGATCTTATTTACGGGTTAGGAGTCTGCCTAAACCTCCTATCCACAAAAGGCGTCtttgagtttaaaaaaaatttatctcTTACTCGATTCCATATATGAATATCAACAACAACATGATTTTATGCGGAATGAGATACAAACAAGAGCATCTCTCAAGATCCTTAAACAAGGTCATTTTTGTAGTCTATATATGATTCCAGAACAAGACCAGTACATATGAATATATTATGAGggatatttaaaataaattttgatatattgttAAGCATGATCTAGAATTCATAATATTTCTTTTAGTTAGCTCGaacttttcaatttattaccattttatattttattaataaaaattaatctatttacattatgtaaataaattaaagaattaattttatattttttgtgtagttatatattttataaaatttgttaTTGAAGTATTGAATTAGTTTTCAAATAAGACTGAAAAAAAGATTAATTGCACGTCAAGTCAATCCCTGACTAGCCTATCGAAATGGAAGTCCTACTCAGATTGCGGGCTAATCGAATGCTTGTGTCAAAAGCAATTGGTTCAAGAAATGaagttataataaaaattatttttcttaaccAGCAAGGCATACCACAATTTTAACATTGTAAATGCCCTTTGTTGTCTTTTCAGCAAGATCCACAGGGGTAATTTTGTCTTTACAGATAACCGACCTGAACCGTCGCAGGTTAAAAAGGCGGCAAAAATTCTTCATTTTACCTCAGAAGTTCGTTGCAGCGCTAAATCAGCAGATATTGTACGGAGAGCTTCTCTACTTGTACCTTCAGGTTTCAGCCATGAATTCGTTGAATTCCACCTCGATAATGGCGCAGAGGTTCGCGGAGGTGAGAAGCAGCGCGAAGGCCGTTGTTCATAGTGAGCCTTTGATCCAGAATTATTCGAATTTCAAGCGGAGCTCTTGCCCGGAGCGCTTGATGTTCTACCAGAACGGATCGTGGGTTGATTATTCCGAGGAAGTGGCGGAATTGCTGAAATTAGGGTTTGCGGAGGGTAGGCCGGTGGTTGAGGCTCAATTGCTCGGGTACAGCTGTTTGTTTGACTTGTACCGCATGCTCGAGATCGATTTGGAGTCCGGTAATCAGCGCTCCATCGCTTGGATTGATGCTGATGGTAAGTGCTTTTTCCCTAAAACGTTCGTCAACAGCTGCGAAAATGATCGTGAGGTGGAATTGGGCGATGGCGATGAGAGCTGCGCGAGGATTGAAATTGATGTCAGAATTGTTGAGAATTCGGGGGATCGCGAGGGCGCGGGGTTGAAGGAAGGTGTGGATTTTGGTAAGAGGGGGAGAATCGACGATGTGGAGGAGAGTTTTTGTGGCGCCGCTGCAAAAAGGGTGAAAATAGATGAGAGTGAGTCGCAGTCGTCGCGGTGGCCGAAGGCGAGGAATTTGGCAGCTGGGGAGAAACGTTATGAGATAGTGAGGAATCTGTTCTTATCCGGGCTGGAGAATGTGGAGCCGGGTGCTACGGTTACCGCCATTCATCAATGTGTGCGGACAGGACCTTTGGATAAAGCGCGTTCCGAGGTTTTTGCCAAGCAAATGGAGATCATGAAACGAGCTAGAGGTGGGAGTAATGTGGTTTTCGCGTGGTGTGGGATGTCGTCCCAGGGTGTGGAGAGCGTCTTGATGCATGGGTTTGGAATCCCTAGCAAGTTATCTCGATCAGCCGGTCATGGCGTTGGAATTCACTTGTCGCCTATACGATTGCCCCAAAATAGGTATAAATCGATGCATATATCATCATATTACTGTATGTGCAAGTTAATTCTTATAATGTTAATGTTTTGGTAGATTATTGAGATGGAATATATGTGTcactttttgtttgtttgtgtacCTCCGGATTTGGTAGTATATGTTTCCGGATTTGCGTATTTTCTAGTAATATTTTGGCTGGGATGGACAGTGCAATGTTGGCTGAGGTGGATGAGAATGGTGAGTGGCATGTCATATTGTGTAGAGTGATACTGGGAAGATGCGAGAAGGTTGAAGCAGGGTCGCTTCAGTCGTATCCATCAAGTGTGGAGTACGATACTGGTGTTGACGATTTGAACAATCCTAGGTGGTATACTGTGTGGCAGGGGAATATGAACACTCATATTCTACCAGAATGCGTGGTCAGCTACCGGCCTTTAAATATAAATGGTAATACTAGATAGCTTTCTAAGGATGTGAACTTTGCTCAAACCTTCAGTGTGCCTTTGAAACTAAATCGCATTAGTTGATATTTCAGGTTCTGTAAATAGTATCCCTAAGAATGGGGTTCCTCATCCGTCGACATTTATTGCAAAGCTATTCTCCAAGCTGAGAGGTTCGCTTCCTTTCCCGCAGTTTTTCGAGTTGCAAACTTCGTGGGAGTCGTGTAAGGTGAGAATTTTGTTCCCTCAATCTGATGCAGAATGTTTAGTTAGATTTTAATGTGTACTTATGCacttaaatataaaacatactatCTTTTTGCAGAAAGGGAAGTTGGGCAAACATGCCTTCATGAAAAAATTACGATTACTTGTTGGAGACGATTTGCTGCGCTCTACCATTCATGACATTCGTGGCTGAGAATAAGTCTTCTGCACTTGTATGTTCGTAGTTGGCAGAATAGAATTAGATATTTTTAGTCAAAACCTATTGGAATAGGGAATCACTATCCAATGTATGGATCTGTTGAGAAACCTTAATCAAATTAGGAAAGCTAGTTTGATGTGGGCTATATTTTTATTGCATTGGTGTCCCTCTACAGTTAGAATAAGAGATGGAACTAAGCTATAGAGTTTGAACAGTTTCTACAACTTCTTTTTTCTAGTTCCCTTGTTATACCTCATCCTCTCATATTTCATACTTTGTGTTATGCTCCCCTCTTGGTGCTCATTAAAGTTTATgatataattaatcaataacaAGGCTTAATTACTGAGTTCATACTCGGATTATCCATGGAGACTGgttttttcatcattattttgtTCTGCATTGCAAATAGTTTAATCTTTTAATATGCCTTAAACGAAATCTTAGTCGTGTTGATTATTGAGTATGTCCATCCAAAGGAAGGGGCAGTATTGGAAGAGGTGCAGTTCGATAAGGGAGGGGCACATTGCCAGGCACCGAGGCTGGTGGCTGTGCCTCAAATGTGGCTGCTGGCAGCAGTCTGGGCCAGATTTTCGAGCATTCTTAGCCGGTACGTTGTCTGAATTGCCTTATTGTTCGTAGATAAACATTGATCGGTTCAACAGATTTTCATCAATTGTTTATAGTTTTGTGGTTAAATCCTCTGCGAAGATTGCTTGATGTTCTTTATTTCTTTGATTAATTACATTTTTAGTAAATTTTGATCACTACATCTTTTGTCTTAACTCAATTGTTGTCCATGATGAACCATGTTAAAGTAGTTATATCTGTGCAGTAGTTGCTCCCAGTTAATGTGTATCAGTACAAGCACAGATTTTACTTTCCAAATTCAGCAAATTGAATctgtatttattaaaaaaattgcataTATATTATTCAAAATAGATGTATTTTCTTCAATATGGATCTTAGCATATTGTTCAAACTGAATTATATGTATTTATTCAATATGAATCTGTATTTTATACAATTAAGAgtgtataaatttaatattagtaATTGACTACATATTCAATTAAATCACGTGTGATTTATAATTATGTGAATGGGATCGATTTAGAATTAGATAATGACATTAAATTTTGATTGGTCGTTTATAGGATTCCGGTAAACAAGAATAATTAAAGTTGAATAAAGAGCACGTGAAGGATTGTGAGGCATATAAATATCATTGAAAAAAATATCTAGATGAGATTTGTTTTGGATTGTCCACACATTTGGCTGGTAAAATTTCACTAGAATGAATAAAGCAAACTCCACTCAAATAGATGCATGTCATTCTCAATTTTAATCGATCTTTAATATAATTTCTAGGGATTTATTAGGTGAAATAGCATGGTTTAAAGGTATATAGTGAATGAACAAGGAAGAAGAAAGATTGTTTCTTTTACGCTTAAAAATATTCGGTGTGACTCTCAATTAAAATGTATGCTCCCCAACATGCAAAAGAAATACTTAGtcaatttttatcattttagcaTGTATACAAAAATTAATCTATTTCCATTTACGATTATCCTCaataattaatatgttaattcatttattcttttaatttatttattcttttttatcaTATGACTCATCAATTTATTAGcagtatatttattaattattactaataCTATTACTGTTTCTATTTAAAAGATAATCATTTCTGCACTTATAATAAATCAACCGTTCTTATTAAAATATAGTCCTACTACTACTGTCGCAAGGGACAAGGGAAATTTCGTTTTCTGCATGTTATAATATTTAGGAAAATGACAAAAAAGTTTATAGTGGCGTGGCTTTGTCGTGTCTTTTCAATTGCAATGTGGCACTAAATCCTATCATAATATATATCAAaacaaattgaaataaattagtTTCTCGTGTGCATAGTTTTTTCTCATATTCATAACTTCTCCCAAATTAATTGTCACACTCACTTGGCTATTGACACCCCAATTGCTAGTAGTTTGAGAGTATCAATTTGATCGAAGGTGAAGAacaaactatatatatacaagTCAAAGATAAATAACAAaagtttcaaattatttttttcttgctCTTTTAACTAATTTGTTGGGGGTGCCCTTGCATCTTGTTGTTGCACTTGTGTTATCTGTTGTGGATTTTTTTTGGTTAGGTGATGTTGGTTGTGTGGCAACAATTTGAgcatttttttgataaaaaatatCCAATATACATACTTCGTAGCTCCTTAAAACATAAGTATTGTTCAATATTGGCAGAGAGATCAAGACGAAGAGGAACTAGATAAAGAgtgagagagatgaaaagaatgAAATAAAGACGAAATGAAACTCGACAACCACTATAAGGCAAAGCTTCACCGATTATTCACATTAATGTGTCGCATAATTATTTGTCACACCCCACATAAAACATCAATGATTTGTCAATAGTtgtatagtactactatatgttTATAACATTCTAATGTGCCTTTAAATAGGTGGAAGCAAAGTAAATTCTTATAGTGACATACTCCATAATCAAGGGAATATACTAATATAGCATATGTATATAACATGCTAATGT
This window contains:
- the LOC121759212 gene encoding probable inactive poly [ADP-ribose] polymerase SRO3, coding for MNSLNSTSIMAQRFAEVRSSAKAVVHSEPLIQNYSNFKRSSCPERLMFYQNGSWVDYSEEVAELLKLGFAEGRPVVEAQLLGYSCLFDLYRMLEIDLESGNQRSIAWIDADGKCFFPKTFVNSCENDREVELGDGDESCARIEIDVRIVENSGDREGAGLKEGVDFGKRGRIDDVEESFCGAAAKRVKIDESESQSSRWPKARNLAAGEKRYEIVRNLFLSGLENVEPGATVTAIHQCVRTGPLDKARSEVFAKQMEIMKRARGGSNVVFAWCGMSSQGVESVLMHGFGIPSKLSRSAGHGVGIHLSPIRLPQNSAMLAEVDENGEWHVILCRVILGRCEKVEAGSLQSYPSSVEYDTGVDDLNNPRWYTVWQGNMNTHILPECVVSYRPLNINGSVNSIPKNGVPHPSTFIAKLFSKLRGSLPFPQFFELQTSWESCKKGKLGKHAFMKKLRLLVGDDLLRSTIHDIRG